A window of Pseudomonas denitrificans (nom. rej.) genomic DNA:
GGCGTACTTGCGCCACCAGCGAGCCATCCTCGCCAGCGCGACCCAGCAAATCCTGGTGTATGTGGATGGCCTTTTCGATATCGCCGCGACGGCGGAACAGGTTGCCAACGTGCAGATGGCTTTCGAGCGTTTCCGGGCTGACGACCAGGCCCTGGGAAAGGCTTTCCAGCGCGTCGTCGGAATGTCGCTCCAGCAGATTGTGCATGCTGTGGACGCGCGCCCGGAGGTTCGATTCGGGCGCTGGCTGGGTGCGGGAAAGCGAGCGACGCCCCATCCACCAGCCGATGGCCAGGGCGCAGAAGAAGAACAGCGTGGCAATGACGCTAGGCATGGTCCGTCAGCGACTTTTCACGCAGCGCGTCATTCTCCTTGCGGAAACGGGTGACCTCGGAGCGCAGCCCGGTCATGCGGACGTGCGTCTTCGCGCGGAAGGGAATGCTCAGCAGCAGGCCGATCACGCCGCCGACGATGAAGGCAAGGGAGATGAAGATCACCAGCGGCCACTGCGGCGACTGCCAGCCGAGGAAGGTCAGCTGCGCGGGCTGCAGGTTTTCAAGGACGAAAACCACGACGACGGCGGCCAGGACGACCAGCGCCAGAATCAGCAGGAAACGTTTTGCCCGAAGCATGGACACTCCTTCTTGAAGACGGATACCCCGGGGTCACTCGGGTTCGTTGACGCGGTCGCGCAGCTCCTTGCCGGGCTTGAAG
This region includes:
- a CDS encoding LapA family protein, translated to MLRAKRFLLILALVVLAAVVVVFVLENLQPAQLTFLGWQSPQWPLVIFISLAFIVGGVIGLLLSIPFRAKTHVRMTGLRSEVTRFRKENDALREKSLTDHA